From a region of the Methylothermaceae bacteria B42 genome:
- a CDS encoding DNA-binding protein has protein sequence MDEKPGDVLTIDELSAYLKIPKSTLYKLVREGKVPCQKIGRHWRFRKEAIDRWLEETHGDTKDGGNE, from the coding sequence ATGGATGAAAAACCAGGCGACGTCCTGACCATCGACGAGTTGTCTGCCTACCTGAAGATACCGAAATCGACGCTCTACAAGCTCGTTCGGGAAGGCAAAGTCCCGTGCCAGAAGATTGGCCGCCATTGGCGCTTCCGGAAGGAAGCCATTGACCGCTGGTTGGAAGAGACGCACGGCGATACGAAAGACGGAGGAAACGAGTAA
- a CDS encoding AAA family ATPase yields the protein MAEPLADQVLRKIGEARELYHRLILMVGPAGSGKTSALQEVSASTSAPLVNVNLELSRRMLDLTERQRALQLPRLLGEIVGEATGELVLLDNIEILFDVHLKQDPLRL from the coding sequence ATGGCGGAGCCCTTGGCGGATCAGGTCCTGCGAAAGATCGGCGAGGCTCGCGAGCTCTATCACCGCCTGATCCTGATGGTGGGCCCGGCGGGAAGCGGGAAGACGTCCGCGTTGCAGGAGGTGTCGGCCTCGACCTCCGCACCGCTCGTCAACGTCAATCTCGAGCTGTCTCGCCGGATGCTGGACCTGACCGAACGCCAACGGGCTCTGCAGCTACCGCGGCTCTTGGGCGAAATCGTGGGTGAAGCCACAGGCGAGCTGGTTTTGCTCGACAACATCGAGATCCTTTTCGATGTCCACCTGAAGCAGGATCCTTTGCGTCT